In Nothobranchius furzeri strain GRZ-AD chromosome 18, NfurGRZ-RIMD1, whole genome shotgun sequence, a single genomic region encodes these proteins:
- the bcl2l12 gene encoding protein BNIP5 isoform X3 translates to MSESPGRRSSVSSVYSVSLVEIKAETHLVLKAFLERTLSTPQKDRPGRVGGAYKDHSKYSSRPQSKSKDGYESEGEDEGQRKTSFKEFIKQLPYRNSILRSKDSKGSLGRSSKAKPSHQTEQDSLSPSSSDEDDGEKRRKQKQVKIRNKLAKFFKKRLKEKKDREKEDSGASPQRPSVLPSEAGRDSAQDLVSPSHTGGFYEELAGKLEKIARKSSRIVSPSVTLESSSDCSKEAVVQKLVVLLSSEGDAMNEKIQSDPFLRSSLVRLSYPSFAKLLDVVGSSVGSEAPPVPPPGSPTLRRMAVSMEVSRRIVTATGTQRMEGFAERYMQSFVPWVKSHGGWENVADLEDSVEYD, encoded by the exons ATGTCGGAGTCTCCTGGACGAAGGTCCTCTGTCTCCTCTGTTTACTCCGTCTCTCTGGTGGAGATCAAGGCAGAGACTCATCTAGTCCTCAAGGCTTTCCTTGAACGGACTCTGTCCACCCCTCAGAAAGACAGGCCAGGTAGAGTGGGAGGAGCCTATAAAGATCACAGCAAATACAG CTCCAGACCTCAGTCCAAATCTAAGGATGGATATGAGTCTGAGGGTGAAGATGAAGGGCAGAGGAAGACTAGTTTCAAAGAATTCATAAAGCAGCTGCCTTATCGGAACTCAATACTTCGCTCAAAAGATTCCAAAGGCTCCCTGGGCAGGAGCAGCAAGGCCAAACCGTCACACCAAACAGAG CAGGATAGCTTATCTCCCTCCTCCTCCGATGAAGATGATGGCGAGAAGAGGAGGAAGCAGAAACAAGTAAAGATCAGGAATAAGCTCGCCAAGTTCTTCAAAAAGAGGCTAAAAGAGAAGAAAgacagagagaaggaggacagcgGAGCATCTCCCCAGAGGCCGTCTGTCCTGCCTTCAGAGGCAGGACGGGATTCTGCTCAGGACCTTGTTTCTCCAA GTCACACAGGTGGCTTCTACGAGGAGTTGGCCGGGAAGCTGGAAAAGATAGCCAGGAAATCCTCCAGGATCGTGTCCCCGAGTGTTACACTAGAGTCATCatcag ACTGTAGTAAAGAAGCAGTGGTCCAGAAGCTGGTTGTGCTGCTCTCTTCAGAAGGAGACGCTATGAATGAGAAG ATCCAGTCCGACCCGTTCCTGCGCTCCAGCCTGGTTCGTCTTTCATACCCGTCATTTGCCAAGCTTCTAGACGTTGTTGGTAGCAGTGTGGGATCAGAGGCTCCACCTGTGCCGCCACCAGGTAGTCCAACTCTACGTCGCATGGCTGTGTCTATGGAGGTGTCACGGCGAATAGTCACAGCAACGGGAACCCAGCGCATGGAGGGCTTCGCTGAGCGCTACATGCAGAGCTTCGTCCCATGGGTCAAAAGTCACGGAGGCTGG GAGAATGTGGCAGATTTGGAGGATTCTGTGGAGTACGACTGA
- the bcl2l12 gene encoding protein BNIP5 isoform X1, with product MNVFRYPVFLFMCIKELIGVWSSTYLFLSGFMLAMSESPGRRSSVSSVYSVSLVEIKAETHLVLKAFLERTLSTPQKDRPGRVGGAYKDHSKYSSRPQSKSKDGYESEGEDEGQRKTSFKEFIKQLPYRNSILRSKDSKGSLGRSSKAKPSHQTEQDSLSPSSSDEDDGEKRRKQKQVKIRNKLAKFFKKRLKEKKDREKEDSGASPQRPSVLPSEAGRDSAQDLVSPSHTGGFYEELAGKLEKIARKSSRIVSPSVTLESSSDCSKEAVVQKLVVLLSSEGDAMNEKIQSDPFLRSSLVRLSYPSFAKLLDVVGSSVGSEAPPVPPPGSPTLRRMAVSMEVSRRIVTATGTQRMEGFAERYMQSFVPWVKSHGGWENVADLEDSVEYD from the exons atgaatgtcttTAGATATCCAGTCTTTCTGTTTATGTGTATTAAGGAGCTTATTGGTGTGTGGTCTTCTACTTATTTGTTTCTGTCTGGTTTCATGTTAGCCATGTCGGAGTCTCCTGGACGAAGGTCCTCTGTCTCCTCTGTTTACTCCGTCTCTCTGGTGGAGATCAAGGCAGAGACTCATCTAGTCCTCAAGGCTTTCCTTGAACGGACTCTGTCCACCCCTCAGAAAGACAGGCCAGGTAGAGTGGGAGGAGCCTATAAAGATCACAGCAAATACAG CTCCAGACCTCAGTCCAAATCTAAGGATGGATATGAGTCTGAGGGTGAAGATGAAGGGCAGAGGAAGACTAGTTTCAAAGAATTCATAAAGCAGCTGCCTTATCGGAACTCAATACTTCGCTCAAAAGATTCCAAAGGCTCCCTGGGCAGGAGCAGCAAGGCCAAACCGTCACACCAAACAGAG CAGGATAGCTTATCTCCCTCCTCCTCCGATGAAGATGATGGCGAGAAGAGGAGGAAGCAGAAACAAGTAAAGATCAGGAATAAGCTCGCCAAGTTCTTCAAAAAGAGGCTAAAAGAGAAGAAAgacagagagaaggaggacagcgGAGCATCTCCCCAGAGGCCGTCTGTCCTGCCTTCAGAGGCAGGACGGGATTCTGCTCAGGACCTTGTTTCTCCAA GTCACACAGGTGGCTTCTACGAGGAGTTGGCCGGGAAGCTGGAAAAGATAGCCAGGAAATCCTCCAGGATCGTGTCCCCGAGTGTTACACTAGAGTCATCatcag ACTGTAGTAAAGAAGCAGTGGTCCAGAAGCTGGTTGTGCTGCTCTCTTCAGAAGGAGACGCTATGAATGAGAAG ATCCAGTCCGACCCGTTCCTGCGCTCCAGCCTGGTTCGTCTTTCATACCCGTCATTTGCCAAGCTTCTAGACGTTGTTGGTAGCAGTGTGGGATCAGAGGCTCCACCTGTGCCGCCACCAGGTAGTCCAACTCTACGTCGCATGGCTGTGTCTATGGAGGTGTCACGGCGAATAGTCACAGCAACGGGAACCCAGCGCATGGAGGGCTTCGCTGAGCGCTACATGCAGAGCTTCGTCCCATGGGTCAAAAGTCACGGAGGCTGG GAGAATGTGGCAGATTTGGAGGATTCTGTGGAGTACGACTGA
- the bcl2l12 gene encoding uncharacterized protein bcl2l12 isoform X2 — MNVFRYPVFLFMCIKELIGVWSSTYLFLSGFMLAMSESPGRRSSVSSVYSVSLVEIKAETHLVLKAFLERTLSTPQKDRPGRVGGAYKDHSKYSSRPQSKSKDGYESEGEDEGQRKTSFKEFIKQLPYRNSILRSKDSKGSLGRSSKAKPSHQTEDSLSPSSSDEDDGEKRRKQKQVKIRNKLAKFFKKRLKEKKDREKEDSGASPQRPSVLPSEAGRDSAQDLVSPSHTGGFYEELAGKLEKIARKSSRIVSPSVTLESSSDCSKEAVVQKLVVLLSSEGDAMNEKIQSDPFLRSSLVRLSYPSFAKLLDVVGSSVGSEAPPVPPPGSPTLRRMAVSMEVSRRIVTATGTQRMEGFAERYMQSFVPWVKSHGGWENVADLEDSVEYD, encoded by the exons atgaatgtcttTAGATATCCAGTCTTTCTGTTTATGTGTATTAAGGAGCTTATTGGTGTGTGGTCTTCTACTTATTTGTTTCTGTCTGGTTTCATGTTAGCCATGTCGGAGTCTCCTGGACGAAGGTCCTCTGTCTCCTCTGTTTACTCCGTCTCTCTGGTGGAGATCAAGGCAGAGACTCATCTAGTCCTCAAGGCTTTCCTTGAACGGACTCTGTCCACCCCTCAGAAAGACAGGCCAGGTAGAGTGGGAGGAGCCTATAAAGATCACAGCAAATACAG CTCCAGACCTCAGTCCAAATCTAAGGATGGATATGAGTCTGAGGGTGAAGATGAAGGGCAGAGGAAGACTAGTTTCAAAGAATTCATAAAGCAGCTGCCTTATCGGAACTCAATACTTCGCTCAAAAGATTCCAAAGGCTCCCTGGGCAGGAGCAGCAAGGCCAAACCGTCACACCAAACAGAG GATAGCTTATCTCCCTCCTCCTCCGATGAAGATGATGGCGAGAAGAGGAGGAAGCAGAAACAAGTAAAGATCAGGAATAAGCTCGCCAAGTTCTTCAAAAAGAGGCTAAAAGAGAAGAAAgacagagagaaggaggacagcgGAGCATCTCCCCAGAGGCCGTCTGTCCTGCCTTCAGAGGCAGGACGGGATTCTGCTCAGGACCTTGTTTCTCCAA GTCACACAGGTGGCTTCTACGAGGAGTTGGCCGGGAAGCTGGAAAAGATAGCCAGGAAATCCTCCAGGATCGTGTCCCCGAGTGTTACACTAGAGTCATCatcag ACTGTAGTAAAGAAGCAGTGGTCCAGAAGCTGGTTGTGCTGCTCTCTTCAGAAGGAGACGCTATGAATGAGAAG ATCCAGTCCGACCCGTTCCTGCGCTCCAGCCTGGTTCGTCTTTCATACCCGTCATTTGCCAAGCTTCTAGACGTTGTTGGTAGCAGTGTGGGATCAGAGGCTCCACCTGTGCCGCCACCAGGTAGTCCAACTCTACGTCGCATGGCTGTGTCTATGGAGGTGTCACGGCGAATAGTCACAGCAACGGGAACCCAGCGCATGGAGGGCTTCGCTGAGCGCTACATGCAGAGCTTCGTCCCATGGGTCAAAAGTCACGGAGGCTGG GAGAATGTGGCAGATTTGGAGGATTCTGTGGAGTACGACTGA
- the LOC129163732 gene encoding uncharacterized protein, giving the protein MYTYFVFTVFYYLFGRTERLPTRGGRERLQSPEQETEILNMVQENNVITLRQIQRKMVENNDTFHWTMCRYHLRMKQVYRVPFERNSERVKELRYNYVQRVLELEAAAVEHQLIFIDEVGFNLTKRRKRGRNIIGQCAIVEVPGQRGGNITMCAALGYHGIIHHHATLGPYNSAHLITFLDTLHNTLIPPDQVDGPEEPVYKLLPAAPSLLDFGTACYFRDLDLGLSTKHPGLQPK; this is encoded by the exons ATGTATACCTACTTTGTATTCACAGTATTTTACTATTTGTTTGGCAGAACTGAAAGATTACCGACACGAGGAGGTCGGGAACGTCTTCAGTCTCCTGAACAGGAAACTGAAATCCTCAACATGGTGCAAGAAAACAATGTCATAACATTACGGCAAATACAAAGAAAAATGGTAGAAAACAACGACACGTTTCACTGGACCATGTGCAGATATCACCTCAGGATGAAGCAGGTCTACAGGGTGCCGTTTGAACGCAACTCAGAAAGAGTCAAAGAATTGCGATATAACTATGTGCAA aGAGTCCTTGAGCTAGAGGCAGCTGCAGTGGAGCACCAGCTCATCTTCATTGATGAGGTTGGGTTCAACCTCACAAAAAGACGAAAGAGGGGAAGGAATATCATTGGCCAGTGCGCCATTGTTGAAGTCCCTGGCCAGCGCGGagggaacatcacaatgtgtgcagcgcttggctaccatggcatcatccatcaccatgctacccttggcccttacaactccgcccatctgatcacattcctagacaccctacacaacacactcattccaccagaccaggtcgatggtccagaagagcctgtatacaaactactgccagctgctccctctctgttggactttggtactgcatgttacttccgcgatttagatctggggctttccacgaaacatccggggcttcagcccaagtag